In Gordonia sp. SL306, the genomic window CGGCGCCATGGATGAGGGCCGCTGCCGGACCGGCCAGATAGCAGATGGTCTCGGCGATGTCGTCGGGCGCGGCCACCCGGCGGGCCGGGGCGGTGCGCGCGAGTTTCTCGAGTCCGGCTTCACCCCAGACCTCGACGGTTCCCTCGGTGAGGGTGGGACCGGGTGCGACCGCGTTGACCCGTACGCCGCGGGGGCCGAACTCGGCCGCCCACGACTTGGTCAACAGGTTGAGCGCGGCCTTGCTGGACCCGTAGACCGCGGCACCGGCGCTCCCGAAGGACGCGACCATGGTGCTCACGTTGACGATGACACCGTCTCCGCGCTCGGCCATCGCCGGCGCAAGGGCGCCGACCAGGTAGAACGGCGCTTTGACGTTGGTGGCGAAGCACGCGTCGAACACGTTCTCGGTGATGGACGTCGTGGGTCCCAGGGGTCCGACGGCAGCGTTGTTGATCAGGATGTCCACTCGGCCCGCGGTCGCGATCGCCTCGTCCGCGAGGGCTTGGCAGGAGGCCGCCGCCGCGAGG contains:
- a CDS encoding SDR family NAD(P)-dependent oxidoreductase — its product is MTFQGRVALVTGATSGIGRATATLLAARGAHVVVTGRDVDRGRSVVDAIRDDGGTADFVAADLAAAASCQALADEAIATAGRVDILINNAAVGPLGPTTSITENVFDACFATNVKAPFYLVGALAPAMAERGDGVIVNVSTMVASFGSAGAAVYGSSKAALNLLTKSWAAEFGPRGVRVNAVAPGPTLTEGTVEVWGEAGLEKLARTAPARRVAAPDDIAETICYLAGPAAALIHGAVVPVDGGRTAV